The genomic region TTTGGAATTTAGTTTTTCATGAACGATGTCTAAAATATTTTCTAATTGTCTGCCGCTGCCCCCAACAACGGCAATGTCAATGCCGTCAATATCCCTCAAGGCATTTGCTCCATCGTCATTGATTAATGTAACATTGTCTCCAAGTCCAAACTTTTCAAGATTTCTGCCTGTTACCTCAATCGCTTCGGGATTGGTATCGATGGAGATTACTTCACGGGCTCTCTGTGCAAACTCGCATGTAAGTCCTCCTGTTCCGCATCCGCAGTCGATAACTTTGTCTTCAGAGGTAACTTCAGATTTATATAATAATATTGCTCTAATGGCTTCTTTTGTTGGTCCGGGTACATCACAGGATTTGATAAAATCCTTATCTTCTAACATTTACTCCACCTTTTAAATAAATCGTTTTCAATTTTAAGAGAGTCCAGAATTTTTCCTACAATAAAGTTAATCTGGTCGTCAACGGTATCGTGTGTTGAGTAAAATCCGGGCATTGCAGGTAAAATTATAGCTCCTTCTTGTGATAATGTTAGCATATTCTGTAAGTGAATGCTCCTCAGTGGAGTTTCACGAGGTACAATAACGGTCGGTCTTCTTTCCTTAAGACTGACGTCAGCCACTCTTGTTATTGTATTTGCTCCATAGCCGTTTGCTATTGAGGATAATGTTTTCATAGAACACGGCACTATCGCCAGTGCATCTGCTTTAAATGACCCGCTGTTGATTGAAGAGGTCAGGTCGTTGAAATCATAATATGTGTCTGCAAGTTTTATAACGTCCTGTGTGGTGTAATCGGTTTCTGATTCAATAACAATTTTTGCAGCATCGCTGATTACCAGACTGTTTTCAATATTCAGTTCTTTCAATGCTTCGAGTAATCTTATTCCATATATTACTCCGCTCGCTCCGGTTATTGCAACTACTATCATTTTATCTCCTAAAACAGTTTAATTTGATCATAATGAATTCCATGGAATTTTTCCCTGTCGATTTCAGGCAAATCAAGGTAATTTTCAAGTTTAAACTTGCCGAATTTGATTTTTTCATCTTCAGGAACATATACGCTTATATCAGGTATATTGAATCTGGCTTTACTTAACGCTCCGATAATATTTGATATTTCTGTAAGAGGGAACAGTTTGCCGTCAACGCTGACCTGGGTTTTCATTTCGTCGAAACGAGGATATTCGGCAATGTTTATAAATACGTAATTCTTATCGATATCATAGTCTTCAGCAATTTCTCTTTCGGCTTTTCTCAACTGGTCTGATTCAATTTTATACATCTTTTCAGGATACTTGAAGTTATCGAGTCTGATTGTCTTAACACGTTTCATAATGCGTCTGGTGTCCAGTCTGTGCATTATGTCATTTACAAAAGGATTTTCGCAATGTCTGAATATTCCGATAATGTCTGCATCGTCATATTTGTAAATGTCGTTTTCTTTAATGATACCGTCATCAATTACAGTTTTTAAAGCTCTTCTAAACATTGAATTGACAATTCTTGTTGTGTGGTGCTGATATACGCTAGGATACATGAAATATCTTGAAACCAATGCTCCTTCAGCAGCCTGAACTCCTTTAATGTCTAAAATCAGCCCGTCATCAAGACTCAGGTTTGATATTATTCGTTCATAATCAATAACTCCGTATGCCACTCCGGTATTATGGGAATCTCTTAAAAGATAGTCCATTCTGTCCACGTCAAGTTCTCCTGAAACTATTGGTCCGAGATATCCTTTTCCATTTACTATATCCACGATATCATTGATGTCAAATTTTTCTTCAAGAAGATCTCTCATGGAAGTTTTTGTAACTACGTATTTGGTCAGCTCTTCATGGGGAAATGACAGGACTCCTTCTGAAACATGTGAAAATGGTCCGTGTCCGACATCATGAAGAAGCGCTGAAGCTCTTACGAGTTCGATATCATCATCAGACAGGCCAAGTTCAGATGCAAGCTTTGATCCCAGGTTCATGGTTCCTACACAGTGCTCAAATCTTGTGTGTGTAGCTCCTGGATAAATTAAACTTATCAAACCTAACTGCTTTATTCTTCTCAAACGTTGGAATTGGGGCATGTCCATAATTCTTTCTTCAAATTTGTTTAAACTGATGTCTCCATAGACGCTATCTCTGATAAACTTTTTCTTTTCAGTCATTTTATCAATCTTCCCACTTTTTGATAGTTTTATTCCATGTATCTGTCCCATTCTTATCAATGTCTATAGTCTTATTTGTCTGTGTTGTGTTATTTGTGAGGTTTTTTTCAACTTTCGGTATGATAGTCGGAACTTTTTCAATTAAATTAGGTTCAAAGGAGTCATTTTCAATTGAAGTTAACTTGTAGGAGTCATTGTCTTCAACAATTGTTAAACTTGCAAAAGCGCTGCTGATAATAAATGCTGCAACGGCAATTATTAAAAATATTATCAAATTTGCTTTTACTGACTCTCTCATAATAACACTTTTATTTATTTTGTTTAAAAATTTAAACTATACTATTATTATTTTTTTTAAAAGCTATTATTTAAGATTTACTTATTTTATTAGTTTTTATTGAATATTTTCAATGAATTTTTGCTGTAACTTCAGTATTTTTTATCATTTTTGGAATTTTGTAATTTTTATTTTCCAATAAAATTTATATAGGATGTGATTTAATCATTATATATCGGAATGATACTTCCGACAGTATACTTCCGACTATTAAAAAATTATATGAGAATGATAAAATGGATATGTTTAGTGCTGGAGACACTGCCTGGATTTTAATCTGCACTCTTTTAGTATTGCTGATGAGTATTCCGGCAGTTGCATTTTTTTATGGAGGACTAAGTAAAAGAAAAAACGTTTTAAATACAATATTTTTAACTTTCATAGCATTTTCCTTAATCAGTGTTATCTGGGTAATATTTGGTTATCAATTTGCATTTGGAAGTGACATCAATGGACTTATAGGTGCACCGACCAATTTCTTCCTGCAGGGAATCGGTCTTGATGACCTTAACGGTACAATACCAACATTGCTGTTTGTAATGTTTCAGTGTGCCTTTGCAGGTCTGACATGTGCAATCATGTCAGGTGCTCTTGTTGGAAGAATGAAAACAAAAGCATGGGTAGTTTTTGCTGCACTCTGGGCCTGTTTTGTATATGTCCCTATTGCCCACTGGGTATGGGGAGGAGGATGGCTCATGCAGATGGGTGCACTTGACTTTGCAGGAGGTGCGGTAGTTCACATGAACTCAGGTATTTCAGCATTGGCGGTCGCTTTAGTGTTAGGTAAAAGGAAAAATACCTCACTGATTCCTCACAACCTCGGATATGCTGTTTTAGGAGCAGCACTCTTGTGGTTTGGATGGATGGGATTCAATGGAGGATCAGGTCTTGCAGCTGACGGACTGGCTGCAAACGCAATAATAGTATCAAATGTGGCAGCTGCTGTTGGTTTAATCGTATGGACTTTAATAGATACTTTCACAATTGGAAAACCGACAGTTTTAGGTGCAATATCCGGTGCAGTTGCAGGTCTTGTAGGAATTACTCCTGCAGCGGGTTTTGTTGACGTATTTGGTGCTTTAATAATTGGTGCTGTAGCTCCGCTGGTTTCATACTTTGCAATTAATTACATGAAACCGAAACTCGGATACGACGATGCTTTAGATGCATGGGGCATACATGGAATGTCTGGAGTATGGGGAGCAATAGCAACAGGAATCTTTGCTGTTCCTGCAATCGGAGGAACTGCGGGACTCTTATATGGAAATCCAAATCAGGTTGTTGTTCAGATTATAAGTGTAATAGCTACTATTGTTTACGCATTTGTTGTAAGCTATATTTTAGCTAAAGTCTTGGACAAAGCAATGAACGGTATCAGAGTGGATGAATCAGAAGAAATCGGAGGTCTTGATTCAAATCTCCACAAGGAATCTGCATACAACTTCAACTCATAG from uncultured Methanobrevibacter sp. harbors:
- the cbiT gene encoding precorrin-6Y C5,15-methyltransferase (decarboxylating) subunit CbiT; this encodes MLEDKDFIKSCDVPGPTKEAIRAILLYKSEVTSEDKVIDCGCGTGGLTCEFAQRAREVISIDTNPEAIEVTGRNLEKFGLGDNVTLINDDGANALRDIDGIDIAVVGGSGRQLENILDIVHEKLNSKGRILITAILVDTKVEAINKLKDLGYNPKIMEVNVSNGRVLDRGVLMISENPIAIITAKKR
- a CDS encoding ammonium transporter, yielding MDMFSAGDTAWILICTLLVLLMSIPAVAFFYGGLSKRKNVLNTIFLTFIAFSLISVIWVIFGYQFAFGSDINGLIGAPTNFFLQGIGLDDLNGTIPTLLFVMFQCAFAGLTCAIMSGALVGRMKTKAWVVFAALWACFVYVPIAHWVWGGGWLMQMGALDFAGGAVVHMNSGISALAVALVLGKRKNTSLIPHNLGYAVLGAALLWFGWMGFNGGSGLAADGLAANAIIVSNVAAAVGLIVWTLIDTFTIGKPTVLGAISGAVAGLVGITPAAGFVDVFGALIIGAVAPLVSYFAINYMKPKLGYDDALDAWGIHGMSGVWGAIATGIFAVPAIGGTAGLLYGNPNQVVVQIISVIATIVYAFVVSYILAKVLDKAMNGIRVDESEEIGGLDSNLHKESAYNFNS
- a CDS encoding UbiX family flavin prenyltransferase, translating into MIVVAITGASGVIYGIRLLEALKELNIENSLVISDAAKIVIESETDYTTQDVIKLADTYYDFNDLTSSINSGSFKADALAIVPCSMKTLSSIANGYGANTITRVADVSLKERRPTVIVPRETPLRSIHLQNMLTLSQEGAIILPAMPGFYSTHDTVDDQINFIVGKILDSLKIENDLFKRWSKC
- a CDS encoding HD domain-containing protein; the encoded protein is MTEKKKFIRDSVYGDISLNKFEERIMDMPQFQRLRRIKQLGLISLIYPGATHTRFEHCVGTMNLGSKLASELGLSDDDIELVRASALLHDVGHGPFSHVSEGVLSFPHEELTKYVVTKTSMRDLLEEKFDINDIVDIVNGKGYLGPIVSGELDVDRMDYLLRDSHNTGVAYGVIDYERIISNLSLDDGLILDIKGVQAAEGALVSRYFMYPSVYQHHTTRIVNSMFRRALKTVIDDGIIKENDIYKYDDADIIGIFRHCENPFVNDIMHRLDTRRIMKRVKTIRLDNFKYPEKMYKIESDQLRKAEREIAEDYDIDKNYVFINIAEYPRFDEMKTQVSVDGKLFPLTEISNIIGALSKARFNIPDISVYVPEDEKIKFGKFKLENYLDLPEIDREKFHGIHYDQIKLF